One Roseomonas gilardii subsp. gilardii genomic region harbors:
- a CDS encoding NADP-dependent malic enzyme, whose product MDDVAKMTPKDSRTARVTAEEALALHAEGKPGKLEIRLTKPLITARDLSLAYSPGVAEPCLHIHRDPALAYDYTAKGNMVAVISNGTAVLGLGNLGALASKPVMEGKAALFKRFADVDAVDLCLNTEDVDEFVNCVRFLGPSFGGINLEDIKAPECFVIEQRLRELMDIPVFHDDQHGTAIVAAAGLINACHLTGRDLKTTKLVINGAGSAAIACAELVKAMGMRPENITMCDTKGVLYRGRTNGMNQWKSAYAIDTAARTLSDAMAGADAFFGLSVKGAVTQEMVRSMADKPIIFAMANPDPEITPDEAKAAKPDAIVATGRSDYPNQVNNVLGFPFIFRGALDVRASTINDAMKVAAAEALAMLAREDVPEEVAAGSALRFGPEYIIPNAFDPRLISHVSPAVAKAAMESGVARRPIEDLRRYTRGLAGRLDAAAGALEAITERVRANPKRVVFAEGEEEKVLRAAIAFRNAGYGTPVLVGREDRIMATAAALGLPLPDGVEIHNASLSDSNRRYAEYLYERKQRQGFLFRDCQRAVNQDRHVFAACMVALGDADAMVTGTTRSYIETLKGVTMAIGKAPAPEGSEESVLFGLTMMLTRARGTVLIADTAINPRPDAATLAAIATQSAAAAKRLGLEPRVAFLSFSNFGDARTSIPSTLRDAVKLLDERKADFEYDGEMTADVALDPALRALYPFCRLNGPANVLIMPGLHAAHILSKAAPRLTSATTIGPVLMGLEKPAQIVPMSAGVNQILDMACLAAHDAIAR is encoded by the coding sequence ATGGACGACGTGGCCAAGATGACGCCCAAGGATTCGCGCACCGCGCGCGTCACGGCGGAGGAGGCTCTCGCCCTCCATGCCGAAGGCAAGCCGGGCAAGCTGGAGATCCGGCTGACCAAACCGCTGATCACCGCCCGCGACCTCAGCCTCGCCTATTCCCCCGGCGTGGCCGAACCCTGCCTGCACATCCACCGCGACCCGGCGCTGGCCTATGACTACACGGCCAAGGGCAACATGGTGGCGGTGATCTCCAACGGCACCGCCGTGCTGGGCCTGGGCAACCTGGGCGCGCTGGCCTCCAAGCCGGTGATGGAGGGCAAGGCGGCGCTGTTCAAGCGCTTCGCCGATGTGGACGCGGTGGACCTCTGCCTGAACACCGAGGACGTGGACGAGTTCGTCAACTGCGTGCGCTTCCTGGGCCCCTCCTTCGGCGGCATCAACCTGGAGGACATCAAGGCGCCCGAATGCTTCGTCATCGAGCAGCGGCTGCGCGAGCTGATGGACATCCCGGTCTTCCATGACGACCAGCACGGCACCGCCATCGTCGCCGCCGCCGGCCTCATCAACGCCTGCCACCTGACGGGCCGCGACCTGAAAACCACGAAGCTGGTGATCAACGGCGCCGGCTCCGCCGCCATCGCCTGCGCCGAGCTGGTGAAGGCGATGGGCATGCGCCCCGAGAACATCACCATGTGCGACACCAAGGGCGTGCTGTACCGGGGCCGCACCAACGGCATGAACCAGTGGAAATCGGCCTATGCCATCGACACCGCGGCCCGCACCCTGTCGGATGCCATGGCCGGGGCCGATGCCTTTTTCGGCCTCTCGGTGAAGGGCGCGGTGACGCAGGAGATGGTCCGCTCCATGGCGGACAAGCCGATCATCTTCGCCATGGCGAACCCGGACCCGGAGATCACCCCGGACGAGGCCAAGGCCGCCAAGCCCGACGCCATCGTCGCCACCGGCCGCTCCGACTACCCGAACCAGGTCAACAACGTCCTGGGCTTCCCCTTCATCTTCCGCGGTGCGCTGGACGTGCGGGCCAGCACCATCAACGACGCCATGAAGGTCGCCGCCGCCGAGGCCCTGGCCATGCTGGCGCGCGAGGACGTGCCGGAGGAGGTCGCCGCCGGCAGCGCGCTGCGCTTCGGGCCGGAATACATCATTCCCAATGCCTTCGACCCGCGCCTGATCTCCCATGTCTCCCCTGCCGTGGCGAAGGCGGCGATGGAGAGCGGCGTGGCGCGCCGCCCGATCGAGGACCTGCGCCGCTACACCCGCGGCCTGGCCGGGCGGCTGGACGCGGCGGCCGGCGCGCTGGAGGCGATCACCGAGCGCGTGCGCGCCAATCCGAAGCGCGTCGTCTTCGCCGAGGGCGAGGAGGAGAAGGTGCTGCGCGCCGCCATCGCCTTCCGCAACGCGGGCTATGGCACGCCGGTGCTGGTGGGGCGGGAGGACCGCATCATGGCCACGGCCGCGGCGCTCGGCCTGCCCCTCCCCGACGGCGTGGAGATCCACAACGCCTCCCTCTCCGACAGCAACCGCCGCTATGCCGAGTACCTGTACGAGCGCAAGCAGCGCCAGGGCTTCCTGTTCCGCGACTGCCAGCGCGCGGTGAACCAGGACCGCCACGTCTTCGCCGCCTGCATGGTGGCGCTGGGCGATGCCGATGCCATGGTGACGGGCACCACCCGCTCCTACATCGAGACGCTGAAGGGCGTGACCATGGCCATCGGCAAGGCGCCGGCGCCGGAAGGCAGCGAGGAAAGCGTGCTCTTCGGCCTGACCATGATGCTGACCCGCGCCCGCGGCACGGTGCTGATCGCCGACACGGCGATCAACCCGCGCCCCGACGCGGCGACGCTGGCCGCCATCGCCACCCAGTCCGCCGCCGCGGCGAAGCGACTGGGGCTGGAGCCGCGCGTGGCCTTCCTCAGTTTCTCGAATTTCGGCGACGCCCGCACCTCGATCCCCAGCACCCTCCGCGATGCCGTGAAGCTGCTGGACGAGCGGAAGGCGGATTTCGAGTATGACGGGGAGATGACCGCCGACGTGGCGCTCGACCCCGCGCTGCGGGCGCTCTACCCCTTCTGCCGCCTGAACGGTCCGGCGAACGTGCTGATCATGCCGGGCCTGCACGCCGCCCATATCCTCAGCAAGGCGGCGCCGCGCCTGACCAGCGCCACCACCATCGGCCCGGTGCTGATGGGGCTGGAGAAGCCGGCGCAGATCGTGCCCATGTCGGCCGGCGTGAACCAGATCCTGGACATGGCCTGCCTCGCCGCGCACGACGCCATCGCCCGCTGA
- a CDS encoding septal ring lytic transglycosylase RlpA family protein translates to MRLEPAASARKGMKVQRGPASYYADRFHGRKMANGERFDRDSNSAASRTLPLGTTVQVTNLENGRTATVKIEDRGPYVGNRVIDLSPATAEALGMIHAGVVMVEVRPVQMASLQNF, encoded by the coding sequence ATGCGCCTTGAGCCCGCCGCTTCCGCTCGGAAGGGGATGAAGGTCCAGCGTGGTCCCGCCTCCTATTATGCCGACCGGTTCCATGGCCGGAAGATGGCCAATGGCGAGCGTTTCGACCGGGATTCCAATTCCGCGGCGAGCCGGACCCTGCCGCTCGGCACGACCGTGCAGGTGACGAACCTGGAGAACGGGCGCACCGCGACGGTGAAGATCGAGGATCGCGGCCCCTATGTCGGCAACCGTGTGATCGACCTGAGCCCGGCCACCGCCGAGGCGCTGGGCATGATCCATGCCGGTGTCGTCATGGTCGAGGTCCGGCCCGTCCAGATGGCGAGCCTGCAGAACTTCTGA
- a CDS encoding branched-chain amino acid ABC transporter permease translates to MEDLLFQLEMGLPQIVLGLVNGAFYALLSLGLAVIFGMLHVINFAHGAQFMMGAFVAWMLLNWLGIGYWPALILSPLIMGVLGVVIERLLIRRVQGADPLYGLLLTFGLALMIEGIFRQYFGSSGMPYAPPASLTGMPIDLGFMMLPMYRAWVVAAALVLSLGTWLVIEKSRLGAYLRAATENASLVQAFGVNVPRLVTLTYAGGVALAALAGVLAAPIYSVNPQMGSSLIITVFAVVVIGGMGSILGSVVTGFALGLVEGMTKVFYPEAASTVIFVVMAIVLLVRPAGLFGRA, encoded by the coding sequence ATGGAAGACCTGTTGTTCCAGTTGGAGATGGGCCTGCCGCAGATCGTCCTGGGCCTCGTGAACGGCGCCTTCTACGCGCTTCTCTCACTGGGCCTGGCGGTGATCTTCGGCATGCTGCACGTCATCAACTTCGCCCATGGGGCGCAGTTCATGATGGGTGCCTTCGTCGCCTGGATGCTGCTGAACTGGCTGGGCATCGGCTACTGGCCCGCGCTGATCCTCTCGCCGCTCATCATGGGCGTGCTGGGGGTGGTGATCGAACGGCTGCTGATCCGCCGCGTGCAGGGGGCGGACCCGCTCTACGGCCTGCTGCTGACCTTCGGCCTCGCCCTGATGATCGAGGGCATCTTCCGCCAGTATTTCGGCTCCTCGGGCATGCCCTACGCGCCGCCCGCCTCGCTCACCGGCATGCCGATCGACCTCGGCTTCATGATGCTGCCGATGTACCGCGCCTGGGTGGTGGCGGCGGCCCTGGTCCTCTCGCTGGGCACCTGGCTGGTGATCGAGAAGTCGCGCCTCGGCGCCTATCTGCGCGCCGCGACCGAGAACGCCTCCCTGGTGCAGGCCTTCGGCGTGAACGTGCCCCGCCTCGTCACCCTGACCTATGCCGGCGGCGTGGCGCTGGCGGCGCTGGCGGGCGTGCTGGCGGCGCCGATCTACTCGGTGAACCCGCAGATGGGCTCCAGCCTCATCATCACCGTCTTCGCCGTGGTGGTGATCGGCGGCATGGGCTCGATCCTGGGCTCGGTCGTCACCGGCTTCGCCCTGGGGCTGGTGGAGGGGATGACCAAGGTCTTCTACCCCGAGGCCGCCTCCACCGTGATCTTCGTCGTCATGGCGATCGTGCTGCTGGTGCGGCCCGCCGGCCTGTTCGGGAGGGCCTGA
- a CDS encoding SAM-dependent methyltransferase: MRRVRRREAALAAWNTKILGSLLARRAYEAGLAGYGVSAPDRPQPAGLTGRLCRQADIEAPWLHHWCARQHIAPLYHRKVWEDCFVPQALWEAGMLAPGRRGLGFAVGEELLPCIFAADGVEVLATDLPAGDPRAREWIRTAQHMSAREHLFHPHLIGREDFEARVDFRPVDMARIPDELMQGGFDFVWSVCSFEHLGTVEAGLDFVLRAMRCLKPGGLAVHTTEFNMLDDGPGVEKGKTVLFRRRHLEELARRLRAAGHAPLPMDYEPGGGLLDRFVDLPPFAGQGVWPLPIDPGDTPHLRLSVRGCISTSAGIIIRAAQ; this comes from the coding sequence ATGCGCCGGGTGCGCCGGCGCGAGGCTGCGCTGGCCGCCTGGAACACCAAGATCCTGGGCTCCCTCCTGGCGCGCCGGGCCTATGAGGCGGGGCTGGCCGGCTATGGCGTATCAGCGCCGGACAGGCCCCAGCCCGCCGGGCTGACCGGGCGCCTGTGCCGGCAGGCCGATATCGAGGCGCCCTGGCTGCACCACTGGTGCGCCCGGCAGCACATCGCCCCCCTCTATCACCGCAAGGTCTGGGAGGACTGCTTCGTGCCCCAGGCGCTCTGGGAGGCCGGGATGCTGGCACCGGGGCGGCGCGGCCTGGGCTTCGCGGTGGGGGAGGAACTGCTGCCCTGCATCTTCGCGGCCGATGGGGTGGAGGTCCTGGCCACCGACCTGCCGGCGGGCGATCCGCGCGCCCGGGAATGGATCAGGACCGCGCAGCACATGTCGGCGCGGGAGCACCTGTTCCACCCGCATCTGATCGGGCGCGAGGATTTCGAGGCGCGGGTGGATTTCCGGCCGGTGGACATGGCCCGCATCCCGGACGAACTGATGCAGGGTGGGTTCGATTTCGTCTGGTCCGTCTGCTCCTTCGAGCATCTGGGCACGGTGGAGGCCGGGCTGGATTTCGTGCTGCGGGCCATGCGCTGCCTGAAGCCCGGGGGCCTCGCCGTGCACACCACGGAGTTCAACATGCTTGACGACGGGCCGGGGGTGGAGAAGGGCAAGACCGTGCTCTTCCGGCGCCGGCACCTGGAGGAACTGGCGCGCCGCCTGAGGGCGGCCGGGCACGCGCCGCTGCCGATGGATTACGAGCCGGGCGGCGGCCTCCTGGACCGTTTCGTGGATCTGCCGCCCTTCGCGGGCCAGGGTGTCTGGCCTCTGCCGATCGACCCCGGCGATACCCCCCATCTCAGGCTTTCCGTGCGGGGCTGCATCTCAACTTCCGCGGGAATTATCATCCGCGCCGCTCAATGA
- the pncA gene encoding bifunctional nicotinamidase/pyrazinamidase, with protein MPAPTLSPNPETDALIVVDVQPDFMPGGALPVPGGDEILPLVHALMPRFGRVVATQDWHPPGHLSFASQHQGRAPFEVVDFPYGPQTLWPDHCVQGTPGAALHPALETRPLQAIFRKGMRRAVDSYSGFTENDRRTGTGLAGYLRELGVRRVFLCGLATDFCVAATARDAVALGFEAVVILDACRPIAAPLPGGGDTLAVAMEGFQASGIATLDSTALPG; from the coding sequence ATGCCCGCGCCGACGCTCTCGCCGAACCCGGAAACCGATGCCCTGATCGTGGTGGACGTGCAACCCGACTTCATGCCGGGCGGCGCGCTGCCGGTACCCGGGGGCGATGAGATCCTGCCACTGGTCCATGCGCTGATGCCGCGCTTCGGGCGGGTTGTGGCGACGCAGGACTGGCACCCGCCCGGCCATCTCTCCTTCGCCAGCCAGCACCAGGGCCGCGCGCCCTTCGAGGTGGTGGATTTCCCCTATGGGCCGCAGACCCTCTGGCCGGACCACTGCGTGCAGGGCACGCCCGGCGCCGCGCTGCATCCGGCGCTGGAGACACGCCCCTTGCAGGCGATCTTCCGCAAGGGGATGCGGCGGGCGGTGGACAGTTACAGCGGCTTCACCGAGAACGACCGCCGCACCGGGACGGGGCTCGCCGGCTACCTGCGCGAACTGGGCGTGCGGCGGGTCTTCCTGTGCGGCCTGGCCACGGATTTCTGCGTCGCGGCCACGGCGCGGGACGCGGTGGCGCTGGGCTTCGAGGCGGTGGTGATCCTCGATGCCTGCCGCCCCATCGCCGCGCCGCTGCCCGGGGGTGGCGATACGCTGGCGGTTGCCATGGAAGGGTTCCAGGCGTCCGGGATCGCCACGCTGGACAGCACCGCCCTGCCGGGCTGA
- a CDS encoding LysR family transcriptional regulator has protein sequence MPREKVDRAGEMEAFAMVAREGSLSGAARALGLTPSAVSRIVARIEARLGVRLLLRTTRRLRLTAEGEAYARAATRILADLDEVESGIADQASPRGRVRVSASMAHGRLVIVPLLGAFVERHPGITVEIDLSDQIADVLGGRADVAIRFGPLADSPLSARKLGETGRSVVASPAYLARVGVPRVPADLAGHNCLDFSFRRIEPGWPFREGGRNHLMRVSGNMTANNGETLVQLALQGVGITRVGHFHVDDEIAAGRLVPLLEEYNPQDRESIHAVFVGGATMPARIRVLVDFLAEHLRPGARG, from the coding sequence ATGCCGCGTGAGAAGGTGGACCGGGCGGGTGAGATGGAGGCCTTCGCCATGGTGGCGCGGGAAGGCAGCCTGTCGGGCGCCGCCCGCGCGCTGGGCCTCACCCCTTCCGCGGTCAGCCGCATCGTTGCCCGCATCGAGGCGCGGCTGGGCGTGCGCCTGCTGCTGCGGACGACGCGGCGGCTGCGCCTGACCGCCGAGGGGGAAGCCTATGCCCGCGCCGCGACCCGCATCCTCGCCGATCTCGACGAGGTGGAGAGCGGTATCGCCGACCAGGCCTCGCCACGCGGGCGGGTGCGGGTCAGCGCTTCCATGGCGCATGGGCGGCTGGTGATCGTGCCGCTGCTGGGGGCCTTCGTGGAGCGCCATCCGGGCATTACCGTGGAGATCGACCTCAGCGACCAGATCGCCGATGTGCTGGGTGGGCGCGCCGATGTCGCGATCCGCTTCGGCCCCCTGGCCGACAGCCCGCTTTCCGCCCGGAAACTGGGGGAGACCGGACGGAGCGTGGTGGCCTCTCCTGCCTATCTCGCCCGGGTGGGCGTGCCGCGCGTGCCGGCCGACCTCGCCGGGCACAACTGCCTCGATTTCAGCTTTCGCCGCATCGAGCCGGGCTGGCCCTTCCGCGAGGGCGGTCGGAACCACCTGATGCGGGTTTCCGGGAACATGACCGCGAACAATGGCGAGACGCTGGTGCAACTCGCCCTGCAGGGTGTTGGCATCACCCGCGTCGGCCATTTCCATGTCGATGACGAGATCGCCGCCGGGCGGCTGGTGCCGCTGCTGGAGGAATACAATCCGCAGGACCGGGAAAGCATCCACGCGGTCTTCGTCGGCGGGGCCACCATGCCGGCCCGTATCCGCGTGCTGGTGGACTTCCTGGCGGAACATCTGCGGCCGGGGGCGCGGGGATGA
- a CDS encoding MFS transporter, with protein sequence MSLNPPLLALAIGAFGIGVTEFAPMGMLPVIANDLGVSIPAAGLLVSAYAMGVLLGAPLMTLAFARTPRRRLLIGLMGIFTLGNLLSALAGGYSMLLLARIVTSFNHGAFFGVGAVVAAGLVPPERRAAAVAAMFSGLTIATIGGVPLATWVGEAVGWRMAFWGIAAVGILAMIALRLSLPPLPAEAGADMRAELRVLRRGPVLAALGLTVLGASAMFTVFTYIAPILRHEAGAGSGFVTAMLVVYGLGLAAGNWLGGRLADRSLDGTLTGALAALVVLLLLFAAGMRWEGAAAPLIFLWGVASFAIVPPLQMRVVATAAEAPNLASAMNIGAFNLGNAIGAALGGGVIDAGLGYPAVSVAGAAMAAAGLAMLLLLRRRRPVPAPELARACG encoded by the coding sequence ATGAGCCTCAACCCACCTCTTCTGGCGCTGGCCATCGGCGCCTTCGGCATCGGCGTCACGGAATTCGCCCCGATGGGCATGCTGCCGGTGATCGCCAACGACCTCGGCGTCTCCATCCCGGCGGCGGGGCTGCTGGTGAGCGCCTATGCGATGGGGGTGCTCCTCGGCGCGCCGCTCATGACGCTCGCCTTCGCCCGCACGCCGCGCCGGCGCCTGCTGATCGGGCTGATGGGCATCTTCACCCTCGGCAACCTGCTCTCTGCCCTGGCCGGCGGCTATTCCATGCTGCTCCTCGCCCGCATCGTCACCTCCTTCAACCACGGCGCCTTCTTCGGCGTGGGCGCGGTGGTGGCCGCCGGCCTTGTCCCGCCCGAACGGCGCGCGGCGGCGGTGGCCGCCATGTTCTCCGGCCTGACCATCGCCACGATCGGCGGCGTGCCGCTGGCCACCTGGGTGGGCGAGGCGGTGGGCTGGCGTATGGCCTTCTGGGGCATCGCGGCGGTGGGCATCCTCGCCATGATCGCGCTGCGCCTGTCCCTGCCGCCGCTGCCGGCCGAGGCCGGGGCCGACATGCGGGCGGAGTTGCGGGTGCTGCGGCGCGGGCCGGTGCTGGCCGCGCTGGGCCTGACCGTGCTGGGCGCCAGCGCCATGTTCACCGTCTTCACCTATATCGCTCCCATCCTGCGTCACGAGGCCGGGGCGGGTTCGGGTTTCGTGACCGCCATGCTGGTCGTCTATGGCCTCGGCCTGGCCGCCGGGAACTGGCTGGGTGGCCGCCTCGCCGACCGCTCCCTGGACGGCACGCTGACCGGTGCCCTGGCCGCGCTGGTCGTCCTGCTGCTGCTCTTCGCCGCCGGGATGCGCTGGGAGGGCGCCGCGGCGCCGCTGATCTTCCTCTGGGGCGTGGCCAGCTTCGCCATCGTCCCGCCCTTGCAGATGCGGGTGGTGGCCACCGCCGCGGAGGCGCCGAACCTCGCCTCGGCGATGAATATCGGCGCCTTCAACCTCGGCAACGCGATCGGCGCGGCACTCGGCGGCGGCGTGATCGATGCCGGGCTCGGCTATCCGGCGGTCTCGGTGGCGGGGGCGGCCATGGCGGCCGCCGGACTCGCCATGCTGCTGCTCCTGCGCCGCCGGCGGCCGGTCCCGGCCCCGGAACTGGCCCGGGCCTGCGGCTGA
- a CDS encoding branched-chain amino acid ABC transporter permease: MSASSTAPRDLTAPPTMPGMLGFSRGQGIALILLIAFLLAGPFLLYPVFLMKLLCFALFACAFNLLIGYVGLLSFGHAAFFGMGGYLAAHAAKVWGLTPEVSIVAGGVVGAVLGLAFGWLAIRRQGIYFAMITLALAQMVFFFCLQAPFTHGEDGIQSVPRGRLFGVIDLSPDMSMYWLVAAVFLIGFLLIHRIVHSPFGQVLKAIRENEPRATSLGYRADDYKLMAFVLSAALSGVAGGTKALVFGIATLTDVHWSMSGEVVLMTLLGGLGTLFGPVVGASVIVAMQNYLAPFGAWVTVIQGAIFVVCVVAFRAGIVGEIARLLKTKL, translated from the coding sequence ATGTCCGCCAGTTCCACCGCGCCGCGCGACCTGACCGCGCCCCCGACCATGCCGGGCATGCTGGGCTTCAGCCGCGGCCAGGGCATCGCCCTGATCCTGCTGATCGCCTTCCTGCTGGCGGGGCCCTTCCTCCTCTACCCCGTCTTCCTGATGAAGCTGCTTTGCTTCGCCCTCTTCGCCTGCGCCTTCAACCTGCTGATCGGCTATGTCGGCCTGCTCTCCTTCGGCCATGCCGCCTTCTTCGGCATGGGCGGCTACCTCGCCGCCCACGCGGCCAAGGTCTGGGGGCTGACGCCGGAGGTCTCGATCGTCGCCGGCGGCGTCGTCGGCGCCGTGCTGGGCCTCGCCTTCGGCTGGCTGGCGATCCGGCGGCAGGGCATCTACTTCGCCATGATCACCCTGGCGCTCGCGCAGATGGTCTTCTTCTTCTGCCTCCAGGCCCCCTTCACCCATGGCGAGGACGGCATCCAGTCCGTGCCGCGCGGGCGCCTCTTCGGGGTGATCGACCTCTCGCCGGACATGAGCATGTACTGGCTGGTGGCGGCGGTCTTCCTGATCGGCTTCCTGCTGATCCACCGCATCGTCCATTCGCCCTTCGGCCAGGTGCTGAAGGCGATCCGCGAGAACGAGCCCCGCGCCACCTCGCTCGGCTACCGCGCCGACGACTACAAGCTGATGGCCTTCGTGCTCTCGGCGGCGCTGTCCGGCGTCGCGGGCGGCACCAAGGCCCTGGTCTTCGGCATCGCCACCCTCACCGACGTCCATTGGTCGATGAGCGGCGAGGTGGTGCTGATGACCCTGCTCGGCGGCCTTGGCACGCTGTTCGGCCCGGTGGTCGGCGCCTCGGTGATCGTGGCGATGCAGAACTACCTCGCCCCCTTCGGTGCCTGGGTGACGGTGATCCAGGGCGCCATCTTCGTCGTCTGCGTCGTCGCCTTCCGCGCCGGCATCGTCGGCGAGATCGCACGCCTGCTGAAGACGAAGCTCTGA
- a CDS encoding ABC transporter substrate-binding protein → MGLLPFRPARAQAGGTIKIGVLNDMSGVYRDISGPTSVACVRQAVKDSGIEAKGVKVEVVAADHQNKPDVGANVARQWFDQDGVDMIIDVPNSAVALAVNSVVKEKNKVYINSTGGTTELTGGQCSPNTIHWTYDTYMLAKSTGGAMVKQGGDSWYFITADYAFGHDLERNTTNFVKEAGGKVLGSVRHPLQSTDFSSYLLQAQQSRAKVIGLANAGTDTINAVKQAAEFGITKRGTKIAVLLMFINDVHGLGLNAAQGLVCTESFYWDLNDRTRAFTDRVKGSLNGNMPAMSHAGCYAGALHYLKAVAEMGAPAAKASGIETVKRMKAMPTDDDCFGVGKIREDGRKLHPAYLFEVKTPAESKAPWDYYKLLETTPADQAWRPLSEGGCPLVRS, encoded by the coding sequence TTGGGGCTGCTGCCCTTCCGCCCGGCCCGGGCGCAGGCCGGGGGCACGATCAAGATCGGCGTGCTGAACGACATGTCCGGCGTGTACCGCGACATCTCCGGCCCCACCTCCGTCGCCTGCGTGCGCCAGGCGGTGAAGGACAGCGGCATCGAGGCCAAGGGCGTGAAGGTCGAGGTCGTGGCCGCCGACCACCAGAACAAGCCCGATGTCGGCGCCAACGTCGCCCGCCAGTGGTTCGACCAGGATGGCGTGGACATGATCATCGACGTGCCCAACAGCGCCGTGGCGCTGGCGGTGAACAGCGTCGTGAAGGAGAAGAACAAGGTCTACATCAACTCCACCGGCGGCACGACGGAACTGACCGGCGGCCAGTGCTCGCCCAACACCATCCACTGGACCTACGACACCTACATGCTCGCCAAGTCCACCGGCGGCGCCATGGTGAAGCAGGGCGGCGACAGCTGGTACTTCATCACCGCCGACTATGCCTTCGGCCATGACCTGGAGAGGAACACCACGAATTTCGTGAAGGAGGCCGGCGGCAAGGTGCTGGGCTCGGTCCGCCACCCGTTGCAGAGCACCGACTTTTCCTCCTACCTCCTCCAGGCGCAGCAGAGCCGGGCCAAGGTGATCGGCCTCGCCAATGCCGGCACCGACACGATCAACGCGGTGAAGCAGGCCGCCGAGTTCGGCATCACCAAGCGCGGCACCAAGATCGCCGTGCTGCTGATGTTCATCAATGACGTGCACGGGCTGGGCCTGAACGCCGCCCAGGGGCTGGTCTGCACCGAGAGCTTCTACTGGGACCTGAACGACCGCACCCGCGCCTTCACCGACCGGGTGAAGGGTTCGCTGAACGGCAACATGCCGGCCATGTCGCATGCCGGCTGCTATGCCGGCGCGCTGCACTACCTCAAGGCGGTGGCCGAGATGGGCGCCCCTGCCGCCAAGGCCTCGGGCATCGAGACGGTGAAGCGCATGAAGGCCATGCCGACCGACGACGACTGCTTCGGCGTGGGCAAGATCCGCGAGGACGGGCGCAAGCTGCACCCCGCCTATCTCTTCGAGGTGAAGACCCCGGCGGAGAGCAAGGCACCCTGGGACTATTACAAGCTGCTGGAAACCACCCCGGCGGACCAGGCCTGGCGCCCCCTCTCCGAAGGCGGCTGCCCGCTCGTCCGCTCCTGA